In Candidatus Thorarchaeota archaeon, the genomic window GTGTGCCGGTCAGGTGTTGTTCGCCGGAGTCGCCGAAGACAGATGCATCTTGTTTCAGACTCCACCTCTTTCTTGTGCGCAACGTTTCTCTGAGCCAAGCTGATTGCGTGCTCGACGTTCGAAGACGAAGGCGTGACGTGCTGTTGAGTCGCATCGTGACTACTTAGCGAGGCTCATAAGCCACCCCGCTGTTGTTGTGCGGGGTTGATTGCGTTGTTTGCAGAGCTCGAGAGACGTGTCATTGCTGTTGTTGAGAACGTGGTGCCAAGCGTCGTCAGTGTGACCACAACGAACCTTGCCAGAGACCAGTTCTATCGAGTGGTGCCTGTCGCCGGGCAGGGGTCTGGGGTCGTGCTGACAGACAGTGGCTTTGTGGTGACCAACGCGCATGTGGTGGCTAATGCGCAGGACGTTCAGGTGACGTTGAGCGATGGAAGGACGTTCAAGGCCGTGGTGGTAGGTCAGTCGAGAATCAGGGACCTCGCGCTTCTCAAGATAGACGCGACGGGTCTGAAACCAATTGAGCTTGGCGACTCCGATGCACTCAAGGTTGGTCAGTTCTCCATCGCAGTAGGAAACCCACTTGGTCTTGGAACAACCGTGACATTCGGCATGGTCAGCGCGTTGGAGAGAACAATACAGGGGCCCGACCAGTTCCTCGAGGGACTCATTCAGACGTCCGCACAGATCAATCCCGGCAACTCTGGTGGAGCATTGGTCGACACTGATGGGAAGCTCATCGGAGTTCCGACGGCGATGATTGCGTGGACTCAGGGCATTGGTTTTGCTCTGGCCGTCAACAGAATCAAAGAGGCCTTTGACGAGCTTGTGGAGACGGGTACCGTGAGCACTCCGTGGATGGGCGTGGTGGGCGTGACGCTCAACCGTGGCATGGCTGCCAACTACGGTCTCTCCGTCGACAAGGGTGCGCTGCTTGTAGAGATTCCCCGTGGACCTGCTTGGGCAGCAGGCCTGCGTCCGGGCGATGTGATCGTGAAGGCAGAGGGCACCAAGATTGATGGCATGGAGGACCTCCGACGAGTCATACTCAGGAAGCGAGTCGGCGAGAAGCTGTTGGTGACCTTTCAGCGCAGTCGTGATGTCTTCGAAGTCTACGTGCAGCTCCAGGCAATGCCGTGAGCCAGTCATCTGTTCACAGGAGTCTATCGCTGTCAGTGCGTCGTGACAAACGCCAAGACTCCTGTACTCGGGGTCTGTCCGGTATCCATCCCACCGGATGTGGTGGGAGTGAGTATGAGGTCATTCGACGCTTCAACTGTCTTGAAGGAGTCCCTCCAGTCCTATCGCGTTGCCGTGGTGAGGCTCGGACGTCAGACTCTATCGGACCCACAACGAGCCGTACGACGGTAGTCAGCTGACAGCGTGGACTCCTTCAGATACTCCGTCTTCCCTCCGTGCTGCAAACGCTTATCTGCAGACTGCCTGTCAAGTACTCTGCTTAACCATGCGTGGAGGCGTATTCTGAGATGGACCTGAAGGATCTGTTGAAGAAGGCCGGCAAGGGTCTACTTGTCACTGCTGCAAGTGTGGTGGCGGGGGCCACACTTGGTCCTCTGGCTGCAGGCGCCGTTGGCAGCTTCCTCTCGAAGTCCATGGGCCAGATTGGTGTGGCTGTCTCACAAGAGATCATTGACGAGATACTCATTGAGAAGATTCAAGGGTCGGCCGAACAGATAGTGGAGCTTGCGACTCCGAAGAAGACGGAAGAGACTGCGCAGGAGATTGCGCAGAAGACGGGACTGCCCGTTGAAGATATCACGGCGGCTCTTCAGTACAGTCTGAGAGAGCTACAGGGCGAGCTCAATGGAATCGTTATGGAGCTAAGCGGAAACAGCATGCTTCTCGCACAGGTCCTTCAGATGGCAAGCGAAACCGGCACGAAGATTGACCAGATGATGAGTGAACAGAGTCGAGCTAGTGATGCCATCGAGGCGATACTTCAGAGGCTTGGCTCGATGGAACGTGGACTGGACATCTCGTTCAGGCGCTTCATCACCTCCTACTCAGAGCCAGCGAAACTCGACTACAAGCGACTCCAAGTCATAAGCCAGCTGCAGAGACAGAGGACCGTGATAGCCTCCGGCTTCGGCATCAGGTATGATCCCTCCATGTATGTCCCCAGAACCGCTGAGGAGTCAAACTTCAACAAGTTTGTTGGCGAGGCGGGCATGACGGACCGCAACATTTTCGTCGTGCTCGGAAACGTCGGTCTGGGCAAGACATGGTTCATGGCACGAATGTCAAGTCAAAGTCTTGAGGCCGGCTTTCCAACATTCTTCGTTCCACTCTCACACGGTATCAAGGCATTGACCAGTGTGTTTCAGGTTGAGACCCTCCCTGCTCTAGTTGACCTCATCGACCCAATCCTGGATGCTGCGAAGGAACACGCGTTCATCTTCCTTGATGGATTGGACGAGATGGACCCATCAAACATCCGCGCGCTTATGGGCGCACTTGCAACAGCTCGAAGCGACTCCGTGTCGTTCGTCCTCTCTTGCCGAGTCGCCGACTGGACATCAAACAGAGCCATTGTGAGGGGTGCTGATGAGATAAAGTACTTCATCTACGATGTGCCTCAGGCAACCGCAGCTGCGCGAGGATTGAGAGTCAACACGCCAGTGTCGGTCTTGATGTCAGAGTTTACCGAGACCGAGATGAAGGCAGCAATGCGCAAGTACGGTCTCCCGGAGGCAGTACCATTTGACCTGCTTCCGCTGCTGAGCAGACCCTACATCATGCGTCTATCCGCGGACTGGTACAGACAGGTTGGGTCGCTGCCGTCGCCATCCTCTCCCGAGTTCCTCGACCTCTTTGCAGGTGGCCCCGAATACACGGACTCGGTCTTCAGAAGGTTGGGCATCCTCACGGAACGCGACTCGCTCTATGCCACCGTCGAGAAGCTGATTCAGGCACAGAAAGAACACCTGCAGCTGTTCGAACTGCCAATCGAACCCGAGTCGACTACGTTCAGCACGCTGGTCTCCTCGGGTATGTTACGAATAACACTGGACCGGAGCGGAACTCTGGTCTCAGTGAACCCTGAGTTCTTCATCCCTCTCTGTTCACTGGCGATACTTCGGTACCAGGGGGACGCTTCGAAGGTAGACAATCTCCTAGGCCAGCTCGAAAGGTATATGCCTGACAAGGCGCAGATCATATCTAGGATCGTCAAGGATGTGGCCTTCCCAGATTCGATGGCCACCCCACCTGAGAAGCCAGTGGGACCCACGTCCTCTGTGACCACTACCGGGACAGGTACTCCTGGGTCGGAGCCCGCTGCCAAGCCTGACAAGGAACCAGCGATAGTAGGGCGCGAGCCGACTCCTCCCCCCCCGTCGACGGCGCCCCCATCCACACCCCCGAAGAAAGCATTCGGGCAGTTCGGGTTCGGACGACCCGCAGCTGCGAGTGTAACGCCTCCGGCGGAGCCCCCGTCCACCACGCCACCGAAGAAGGGTCTGGGGCAGTCCTTCGGACGACCCGCATCTACGACCCCGGCGCGAGAAGTCTCCGCACCCAGCTCGGCAGCGGTGCCGGTGGGATCAGTCTATCCTGAACCTGTGAGGCAGCTCTTCTTCCTACTCAACGACCGGGATATCCATGTGAAGAGAGCCGCAGCTATGGCGATGGGTCTTGCTCTGTCGACTGTCCAAGACCCCAAAGAGCGACTGAAGGTGCTGTCACCATATCTTGATGACAGCGACACCGAACTGCGTACTGGTGCGCTATGGGGTATCGCCACTGCAGCAGCCACTCTGAAAGACCCCAACGAGCGCATTCAGGCTCTTCAACCCCTTGTGAGTGACGGTGAATGGGCAATACGCAGGAATGCGGCGTTCGGTATGTGCATCGCCACTGGGAGAATGACTAAGGTTGCCGATAGGAAGGCCGTCTACGAACCGCTTCTCGCAAATGTCGACGGACAAGTCAGAAGCGGTGCGCTTGAGGGACTCGGATTTGCAGCAATGTCATACGACAACCCAGACGATGTGATTCAGCTTCTCGAGAAGTCGCTCACAGACTCTTTTGACCATGTTCGAGGAGCTGCTGCATTGGGTCTTGGGTTGGTACACTCTGCAAAGGCGGAGTGTGCCGCCGCCGTCGACAAGCTGAGCCCACTCCCCCAGAAGGGCCATGGAAGAGTTCGCATTGGAGCACTGCTGTCGCTCTGTCTAATCGGCAGCAAAATGCCGGACTGCTCCGGAGTAGTCCGGACAGTGACACCGCTGCTAAAGCACAAGGAGTCTGATCTCAGAAGCGCGGCCGCCGTGGGACTTGGACTGGCCTCCTTTGGTCTGCCGGATCCGACCGACATGGACGACCTGCTAGAGCCGCTACTGAAAGATGATGAACCCGATGTCCGTTTCGCAGCTGCCCTCGGCTTGGGTCTGGTCGCTACGAAGGTGGCCAATCCTGGAGTGAAGCTGAAGCCGCTCACATCACACAAGGATGAGTTCGTGCGAGCTGGCGCAGCGATTGGTCTGGGGTTGGTGGCCACTCGCTTCCCAGACCCCACAGATATGCTCAGTCTCCTCAAGGACCTTGCAAAGGACACCGAACGGTCCGTTCGCAAGTCTGCAGTTCTTGGCATCGGGCTGGCTGCCACAAAACTCAAGGGCGACAAGAGGTTCGAAGTCATCAAGCCCTTCACGGCCGACTCGGACCCCGCTGTCAGAAGATCTGCTGCATTGGCGTTAGGTGTTGCGTGCACAGAGGCCGAGATCCCTGTGGGCACAATCCTCGGCGAGGTCTTCTGGGGCAACACGCCTCTTCAGCATGACGAGTGTGTCGTGGCAGGCATAGCGACTAGTCTTCGTCTTCGCTACGGCTTCTAGACGACTGAACCGGGGGTCCTCTCCCATGGTCCCTCAAGGGACTGGCCCCCGGTCTCATGACTTGTGTCTTCTGTTACCGAATCACACACGAGGTCTTCCACCGACTTGTCTGGGAGATGCAAGAGACACCGAGTGGTCCGTGATGTGCTCGGCATACATGAGTCTCCTCTGCGGCTGCAGCTAGTTCATCCGCCACATCCAAACGGGACAGCTCTGATTCTATTCGGAGAGACCTATCCCTGTCTGAGCCGCCAGTGCGAGTGGGGATAGTGGTAGAGGTCATCTATCTCAACATCATAGGCTCTGCCACAGATCATGCATCTCACCGTCAGGACTCGGAATCGATACCCCTCCCCATAGTCATTCACGCTCTCTCCCAAGACCTCTAGGTCCTCCTGATATGGCGACACATTGTACGTGCTGTCTTCGTACACGCGGCAGTTGCATGGTGCTCCCTCTCTCGCGTTGAGGAGGATTGCCACCATGTAGTCCACCTCGCTTCTGATGACCTCCTGCACAGAGTCATCTCCTTTGAGTTCTTCTCGCAGTGCCATCAGTCGTTCAAGGACTGTGTGATTCCTTATCGCAGTAATCTCGTGCGATGCCGCCGAGAACAAGGCCCAGTTCGCACGGCCCTCGGCGGAACAGATGAGCCACATGCACAGCTCCAACACCTCCTCTTGCGGTGCTCTCTTTCGAAGCCCCCTGAGGAAGTCAATCCTGCCTTGGAGATTATCTGCCTCTATGCCCATGTACTGCTGGACAAGCGTCGTCATTCTGGAGACGCACTCTCACAAGAGCCTTATCACCATTGTCCTTGTTGCCATGCCAGAACCGTCCTCCTGACTACTGACACATACACCAAACGCTTAAGCGGGCACATCCATGCACTGTTGAGACCAGGAGTACCAACGATGCTGATTGACCATGAGACGCGAACAATAGGTCTCAAGATTGTCTTCTTTGGTCCTGCCATGAGTGGGAAGACGACAGCTGTCAAGTGGCTGTTTGAGGCACTGGGTCTCGCCGAGCGGTTGTCCAGCGTGGAGAACACACTTGGACGCACAATGTTCTTTGATTTCGGGACGATACCTATTCCGCTTGGAAAGGACTGGACTGTGAATGCTCAGATCTGGTCCGCCACAGGGCAGGACTACTATTCGTCCACCCGATCCACAGTGCTGATGGGGACTGATGGACTTGTCTTCGTTGCGGACTCCAATCCGACGCTGATGCAGGAGAATCTGCAGAGCTGGAGAGAGCTCATGCAGATGCTTCCCGACGATGGGACGCGCATACCTGTCGTTGTCTGCCTGAACAAGCAAGACCTTCCTGATGCGGTGTCCGAGGAGACTCTGAGGACCTCTCTCAACATCGAGGAGTCGGTCCCAGTATACAGAGTTGTGGCAAAGAACGGGACCAATGTCGCCGAAGCGGTTCATCGCGTGCTGCAGGACACAATCAGGGATGCAATCTCACGTGTCTGACGTGTGTTGCAGACTCCCTTACGGCCAAGCCATCGTAGTATGGTTTATATTGACTCCTAATATTATGTAGCATAGAATCTGGGATGTGTCCTGTGTCTCAGGACAAGAGAATGATTTGAGTGGACCACAAATGATATCTTTGTGTGAGTCCTACTCAGCTTCGCGTAAGAAACGCAAGGGCACAGTGGCATTGACGGACCGTACACTCACTTTGGCGTGCGGTGAGTGACTTGCAGAAGCCTCAGAATAGGCTGTCTGGAACACGGCGCTCAAATGATATAGGTGGTGGCGCGGCAAGCGTCCGTGTTGCCCGCTCCACTGTGCCCACCTTACTCTTTCTCCCGCGTGCAGGCAGTGCTTCAAGTGACACTCTCCTCTTCCACATCCGAAGGTCTCTCTTGAGACCGGTATTGGTCAACAGCGGACGGGGAGATGCTCGAATAGACGAGGTAATATGTGAAGACACGGTCTGATTCTGGATGAAATCATGAATGCGAGATGGTCGGTGACTCTTGCAGTCCTTCTCTTATTATCACTCGCAAATCACTGCGGACCTTCTCCGTCTCCAACTGATCGCCATCTTCGTGCGCAGGACACCCTTCGACCCGAGATCAGTGAATGGGGTCTGACAGGGGATGCTGCGGGAGGTCTTGCCTTCACCACATGGGCGAACGTGACTGATGTGGGAGGGTCCGGTATTCGCAATGTCACACTGCTCATCACGTCCAGCGGAGGTAGCAGTTCACAGCACTCGATGGCATTCAACGGCACGCTCTTTGAAGTGACTGTACCCCCGTTGCAGTTCAACCAGACTCATGAGCTCAGGATAAGGGCATTCGACATGGCAAACAACTCGGCCACCAGCTATGCACGGACTGTGGACCGCCGGCCTACATCCAAACCCACAGTTGACCCATCAGCGACGATGCCCTATGTGGTCACTTCCAGTTTCGTTCTCTCTGTGCTGGTCTCTCTTGTGGCTACTCTCTATCACCGACGCAAGAGACACTCTACTCACCTGAACTCGCCTTCAGCATGTATCCTCCTACTGTGTATCTAGCTCATGAATGATAGTTCCAGCCCATTTATATGGCGACTACATGTGTATCGATGGAGGTCGTGAGATCGATTGCTGAGGTATGCGCTGAAGCGAGTCATAAGGGGCTATCGATTATTCTTGGCTCTCACTGTGGGTGTCCTGGTGGCCACCACGTTCTTCTCGAGCATGATGATTGCGGCTGATGTGTCGACCAGTGAGTCCGTGAAGACTGCGCTGGCTGAGATCAAGTACGATGCTCGGATGTATGCCAACAACATTACCTGGACAGAGGATGACTACGACGAGCTCGTCAGCACACTGACCGCGCTACCAGAGGTGGATGGTGCCGACAAGTACAGCCGACTCAGCTATGTCCACAATAAGACACTTGGCCAGAGATTCGACATCATGGGTCTGCAGAAAGAGTCCAAGATATGGAACGCACTGACTCATATCAATGGT contains:
- a CDS encoding trypsin-like peptidase domain-containing protein; amino-acid sequence: MIALFAELERRVIAVVENVVPSVVSVTTTNLARDQFYRVVPVAGQGSGVVLTDSGFVVTNAHVVANAQDVQVTLSDGRTFKAVVVGQSRIRDLALLKIDATGLKPIELGDSDALKVGQFSIAVGNPLGLGTTVTFGMVSALERTIQGPDQFLEGLIQTSAQINPGNSGGALVDTDGKLIGVPTAMIAWTQGIGFALAVNRIKEAFDELVETGTVSTPWMGVVGVTLNRGMAANYGLSVDKGALLVEIPRGPAWAAGLRPGDVIVKAEGTKIDGMEDLRRVILRKRVGEKLLVTFQRSRDVFEVYVQLQAMP
- a CDS encoding HEAT repeat domain-containing protein yields the protein MDLKDLLKKAGKGLLVTAASVVAGATLGPLAAGAVGSFLSKSMGQIGVAVSQEIIDEILIEKIQGSAEQIVELATPKKTEETAQEIAQKTGLPVEDITAALQYSLRELQGELNGIVMELSGNSMLLAQVLQMASETGTKIDQMMSEQSRASDAIEAILQRLGSMERGLDISFRRFITSYSEPAKLDYKRLQVISQLQRQRTVIASGFGIRYDPSMYVPRTAEESNFNKFVGEAGMTDRNIFVVLGNVGLGKTWFMARMSSQSLEAGFPTFFVPLSHGIKALTSVFQVETLPALVDLIDPILDAAKEHAFIFLDGLDEMDPSNIRALMGALATARSDSVSFVLSCRVADWTSNRAIVRGADEIKYFIYDVPQATAAARGLRVNTPVSVLMSEFTETEMKAAMRKYGLPEAVPFDLLPLLSRPYIMRLSADWYRQVGSLPSPSSPEFLDLFAGGPEYTDSVFRRLGILTERDSLYATVEKLIQAQKEHLQLFELPIEPESTTFSTLVSSGMLRITLDRSGTLVSVNPEFFIPLCSLAILRYQGDASKVDNLLGQLERYMPDKAQIISRIVKDVAFPDSMATPPEKPVGPTSSVTTTGTGTPGSEPAAKPDKEPAIVGREPTPPPPSTAPPSTPPKKAFGQFGFGRPAAASVTPPAEPPSTTPPKKGLGQSFGRPASTTPAREVSAPSSAAVPVGSVYPEPVRQLFFLLNDRDIHVKRAAAMAMGLALSTVQDPKERLKVLSPYLDDSDTELRTGALWGIATAAATLKDPNERIQALQPLVSDGEWAIRRNAAFGMCIATGRMTKVADRKAVYEPLLANVDGQVRSGALEGLGFAAMSYDNPDDVIQLLEKSLTDSFDHVRGAAALGLGLVHSAKAECAAAVDKLSPLPQKGHGRVRIGALLSLCLIGSKMPDCSGVVRTVTPLLKHKESDLRSAAAVGLGLASFGLPDPTDMDDLLEPLLKDDEPDVRFAAALGLGLVATKVANPGVKLKPLTSHKDEFVRAGAAIGLGLVATRFPDPTDMLSLLKDLAKDTERSVRKSAVLGIGLAATKLKGDKRFEVIKPFTADSDPAVRRSAALALGVACTEAEIPVGTILGEVFWGNTPLQHDECVVAGIATSLRLRYGF
- a CDS encoding GTPase domain-containing protein, encoding MLIDHETRTIGLKIVFFGPAMSGKTTAVKWLFEALGLAERLSSVENTLGRTMFFDFGTIPIPLGKDWTVNAQIWSATGQDYYSSTRSTVLMGTDGLVFVADSNPTLMQENLQSWRELMQMLPDDGTRIPVVVCLNKQDLPDAVSEETLRTSLNIEESVPVYRVVAKNGTNVAEAVHRVLQDTIRDAISRV